The genomic window CAGACCAACGGGCGTCGCGATGACCACCGAGATCAGGAAGCCGATGACACCACGCTGCAGGGAAGTCCACACCGCTTCCTGGACTTTGCCTTCTCCCCACATCGTCACGAACTGGGTGAGTACGTCAAGGGGCCCGGGCACGAGGTCGCGCCGCTTGAACTCCAAGGAAACGTAGAGCTGCCACGCAAGGATCAGGACCACCAACGCGGCGACGGGCAGCAGCACCCGCTTCCACTCGATGCCCCTCTTCCGGCCATTGTCCGACTGCAGGTTGTCCAGGCCGGCTTCAAGGTCGCGGAGCTCCGAGGCGTTGCCTTTCAGCAGCGGCGAAGTGATGTGCTCTTTGGATTCGGTCACGGGAAGGGTCCGCTCTTCGGTGGTGAGGGGGTTACTTGGCATGGCGGCGGATCTCCTCGCGAAGGCGGCGGGTAATTACTCCGGTCAGTTCCCCAGCGCGACCGGCATCGGTACGGTGTTCCTCGGTGACCTCCCACTCGGCCACCACACGGCCGGGGCGGGAGGACAAAAGCAGCACGCGCTGACCCAGTCGCACGGCTTCGCGCACGTTGTGGGTCACGAACACGATGGTCCGGCCGGTTTCCTTCCAGATCCGCTCGAGCTCATCATGCAGGAGGTCGCGGGTAATGGCGTCCAGGGCAGCGAAGGGCTCGTCCATCAGCAGCAACTGCCGGTCCTGGGCCAGTGAACGGGCCAACGCCACGCGCTGCCTCATGCCACCGGAAAGCTCGTGGGGACGCTTATCGCCGGCGCCGCCCAGGTGAACCAGGTCGAGCAGCTCCGTGGCGCGGGCACGCCGGCTCGCCTTGGTGCTGGACTTGTCGGCCAGTTGCAGCGCGAGTTCGATGTTGCCGCGGGCGGTCAACCACGGAAAGAGGGACGCGTCCTGGAACATGAAGGCGGCGCCGTCGCTGGGGACTTCAAGGGCGCCCGACGTCGGCTTTTCCAGTCCCGCCATGATGTTCAGCAGGGTGGACTTGCCGCAGCCGGACGCACCGAGGAGGGCCACGAACTCGCCTTGGGCGATGGTGGCGTTGACGTCGTCCAGCACCGGAGCGCCGTCGCCGAAGCGCTTGCCCAGGTTCTCGAGTACGACTGGCATGGTCCCGTCCTTCATGTTGATTGGTAGAGCTGATGTGGCTGAAGGCCGGCCCGCTTCCCGCCCAAGGGGAGGGAAGCGGACCAGCCTGTTACTGCTTAGTCCTGGCCGAGACCTGCAGCCGAGGTCTTCTTGCCTTCAACCTCGTTCAAGGTGCGGAGGTCGAAGATGCCGTTGATGTCGGCCTGCTTGGTGGTTCCGGCCTTCACGCCGTCATCCAGGAGCTTTTTGTACGTTCCGGCCAGCGGGTCGGTGGTGAACTTGATGTTCTGCAGCGCCCGCTCAATCACGTTGGCCGGAAGCGGTTTGCCGGCCGTGTCCTTCAGGACAGCGTTGATGGTGGTTGCCTTGTCTGCCGCTGAGGCGGAGTTGAGCCAGTTCACGGATTCCACGTGGCCCTTGAGCAGTGCCTTCACAGTTTCAGGGTGTTCTGCAGCGAACTTCTTGTTCACGATCAGGATGGTGGTGGTGAAGTCACCGTTTTCCCACAGGTCCTTCTCATCCACAAGGACCTTAGCCCCGGCCTCAAGCACCAGTCGGGAGGCCCAAGGCTCCGGCAACCACGCGCCGTCGAGCTTTCCATCCTGGAAGAGCTTCAGCGACTGGGCGTTCTCGGTCGGGTTGATGTTCACATCACCGCTGCCATCGGTGCTGGTCTTGAAGCCCTGGCCATCAAGCCAGGCCCGGAGCGCGACGTCCTGGGTTCCGCCGAGCTGCGGGGAGCTGAGGATCTTGCCTTTGAGGTCGGCCGCCGAGTTGATCTCCGGCTTGACCACCAACTGCGCACCGCCGGACGCTGCGCCGGCGATGATGCTGATGGACTCGCCGTTGCTCTTGACGAAGGAATTGATGGCCGGGTTCGGGCCGATGTACGTGGCGTCGATGGCGCCGGCGTTCAGGGCTTCGATCGCGGCGGGCCCGGCGTTGAAGACCTGGGTGCTGAGCTTGGTATCGCCGAGTTCCTTGGCGATCAGGCCCTTGCTGGTACCTACCAGCGCCGGTCCGTGCGTGACGTTGCTGAAGTAGCCGAGCTTGAGCTCAGCTGCCGGGGACGTGGTGGGCGCCGGGGCCGCCT from Arthrobacter sp. StoSoilB20 includes these protein-coding regions:
- a CDS encoding ABC transporter ATP-binding protein, which gives rise to MPVVLENLGKRFGDGAPVLDDVNATIAQGEFVALLGASGCGKSTLLNIMAGLEKPTSGALEVPSDGAAFMFQDASLFPWLTARGNIELALQLADKSSTKASRRARATELLDLVHLGGAGDKRPHELSGGMRQRVALARSLAQDRQLLLMDEPFAALDAITRDLLHDELERIWKETGRTIVFVTHNVREAVRLGQRVLLLSSRPGRVVAEWEVTEEHRTDAGRAGELTGVITRRLREEIRRHAK
- a CDS encoding ABC transporter substrate-binding protein, giving the protein MSNTPESPKPDSGTTRIVAGETASKPKRRRTVEIALAVGLVLLIGAGAAVASAVSQNNQAAPAPTTSPAAELKLGYFSNVTHGPALVGTSKGLIAKELGDTKLSTQVFNAGPAAIEALNAGAIDATYIGPNPAINSFVKSNGESISIIAGAASGGAQLVVKPEINSAADLKGKILSSPQLGGTQDVALRAWLDGQGFKTSTDGSGDVNINPTENAQSLKLFQDGKLDGAWLPEPWASRLVLEAGAKVLVDEKDLWENGDFTTTILIVNKKFAAEHPETVKALLKGHVESVNWLNSASAADKATTINAVLKDTAGKPLPANVIERALQNIKFTTDPLAGTYKKLLDDGVKAGTTKQADINGIFDLRTLNEVEGKKTSAAGLGQD